Proteins encoded by one window of Acuticoccus sp. MNP-M23:
- a CDS encoding YqgE/AlgH family protein, protein MDGYLEGQCLIAMPNMGDSRFERAVVFLCAHSADGAMGIIVNKPANHISFVDLLAQLNVIDDEDDIRLPDAALKVPVHTGGPVETGRGFVLHTSDFRLKEATLVTSGDVCLTATVEILRAIARGGGPSQALLALGYAGWAPGQLEQEISNNGWLHCEADHDLIFDGDLDHKYDKAIAKLGFDPRLLSSAAGHA, encoded by the coding sequence ATGGACGGCTACCTCGAAGGACAGTGCCTGATTGCGATGCCCAACATGGGAGATTCGCGGTTCGAACGCGCCGTGGTGTTCCTGTGCGCGCATTCGGCCGACGGGGCGATGGGGATCATCGTCAACAAGCCGGCGAACCACATCTCGTTCGTCGACCTTCTCGCCCAGCTCAACGTGATCGACGATGAGGACGACATTCGCCTGCCGGACGCTGCCCTCAAGGTGCCGGTCCATACGGGCGGTCCGGTGGAAACCGGGCGCGGTTTCGTGCTCCACACGTCGGATTTCCGGCTGAAGGAGGCAACGCTCGTCACCTCGGGCGATGTCTGCCTCACCGCCACGGTGGAGATCCTGCGCGCCATTGCCCGCGGTGGGGGGCCGAGCCAGGCGCTACTGGCGCTGGGGTACGCCGGATGGGCGCCCGGGCAGCTCGAGCAGGAAATCTCCAACAACGGTTGGCTGCATTGCGAGGCCGACCACGACCTTATTTTCGATGGCGACCTGGACCATAAATATGACAAGGCCATCGCCAAACTCGGTTTCGACCCGCGGCTCCTGTCCTCCGCTGCGGGTCATGCCTGA
- the thrC gene encoding threonine synthase, with product MQYVSTRGGARPLGFSDATLAGLAPDGGLFVPETYPLLSADTFSNLRGKPFEAVAAAMLGPYAESEIAPDDLRADIDAAMGTFSHTARTPLVQIGPRDFILELFHGPTLAFKDVAMQTLAKLMDRILLERGRRATIVTATSGDTGAAAANAFAGREAIDVFILYPDGRVSDVQRRQMTTIDGDNLHTLAVDGDFDDCQRIVKQLFVDRDFNERVAMSGVNSINWARVAAQISYYVFAALALGAPDRRVAFSVPTGNFGDILAGYVATKMGLPIERLVIATNRNDILDRVTRTGDYTPGTVAPSTSPSMDIQVSSNFERLIFDLSGRDAASVAQRLTDTKNGFVLTAEEKAKMATLFSSGSANDEETAATIGAVYKDTGLIVDPHTAVGLKVARETVLDDDVALVTLSTAHPAKFPDAVVTGCGMRPAVPQRLADALRDTEKMTRVPADAAQIAQVILDRSRAVTA from the coding sequence GTGCAGTACGTCTCGACACGGGGTGGCGCCAGGCCACTCGGATTTAGCGATGCAACTCTGGCCGGACTGGCGCCCGATGGCGGCCTCTTCGTGCCCGAAACATATCCGCTTCTCTCGGCGGATACGTTTTCGAACTTGCGCGGGAAACCGTTCGAGGCGGTGGCGGCTGCCATGCTCGGCCCCTACGCCGAAAGCGAGATCGCGCCTGATGACCTGCGCGCCGACATCGACGCTGCGATGGGCACATTCTCGCACACTGCGCGCACGCCGCTGGTGCAGATCGGCCCGCGCGACTTCATCCTCGAGCTGTTCCACGGGCCGACGCTGGCGTTCAAGGACGTGGCGATGCAGACGCTCGCCAAGCTGATGGACCGCATCCTCCTGGAGCGCGGCCGGCGGGCGACCATCGTCACGGCCACCTCCGGCGACACGGGCGCTGCCGCCGCCAACGCGTTCGCGGGCCGCGAGGCGATCGACGTCTTCATCCTTTACCCCGACGGCCGCGTCTCCGACGTCCAGCGCCGGCAGATGACCACCATCGACGGTGACAACCTTCACACGCTGGCTGTCGACGGCGACTTCGACGACTGCCAGCGCATCGTCAAACAGCTTTTCGTGGACCGCGACTTCAACGAGCGCGTCGCGATGAGCGGCGTCAACTCCATCAACTGGGCCCGCGTTGCGGCGCAGATCAGCTACTATGTGTTCGCCGCGCTGGCACTTGGCGCACCGGACCGCCGCGTGGCGTTCTCCGTCCCCACCGGCAATTTCGGCGATATTCTGGCCGGCTACGTCGCGACCAAAATGGGCCTTCCCATCGAGCGGCTGGTGATCGCCACCAACCGCAACGACATTCTGGACCGCGTCACCCGCACGGGGGACTACACGCCCGGCACGGTGGCCCCGTCCACCTCGCCGTCGATGGACATTCAGGTCTCCTCCAACTTCGAGCGGCTGATCTTCGATCTTTCGGGCCGCGATGCCGCCTCGGTCGCGCAGCGGCTGACTGACACGAAAAACGGCTTCGTCCTCACCGCCGAGGAAAAGGCGAAGATGGCAACGCTGTTCTCTTCCGGCAGCGCCAACGACGAGGAAACCGCCGCCACCATCGGCGCCGTCTACAAGGATACCGGCCTGATCGTGGACCCGCACACCGCCGTCGGCCTCAAGGTCGCGCGGGAGACCGTGCTCGACGACGACGTTGCGCTCGTCACCCTTTCCACCGCGCACCCGGCAAAATTCCCGGATGCGGTGGTTACCGGCTGCGGGATGCGGCCCGCCGTGCCGCAGCGCCTTGCCGATGCCTTGCGCGACACGGAAAAGATGACGCGGGTGCCCGCCGATGCCGCGCAGATCGCGCAGGTCATTCTCGACCGCTCGCGGGCGGTGACGGCATGA
- a CDS encoding pitrilysin family protein: protein MMEITRLPNGLTVVTDPMAHVDSAAIGVWVRAGARSEKDAEHGAAHFLEHMAFKGTNRRTARQISETIETVGGEINAATSIETTAYHARVLADDVPLALDILSDILTDPLFAEDDIARECNVILQEIGAAEDLPEDRAFDAFPEAAFASQPVGRRILGTRDSVGAINRDLLGGFFKRHYKPDALTVVAAGAVDHDRLVPAVEAAFAPLGGAGGDGGPAARYTGGAYSETSEGAEGQWLLGFEGVAANTPDATVAHVASMALGGGMSSRLFQALREDRGLVYDTSAFHWALEDTGLFGIHFATEPASMDEAAAVVLDELEATAANLTDEECERAKAQLRAGLLMSRESCASRMGYAARSAMVHGRLLSKEERLEDLARVDANAVRGFIETMAAGAPTMVAIGTDAAPHEARIRARFGAPIRGAA from the coding sequence ATGATGGAGATCACCCGCCTGCCGAACGGCCTCACGGTCGTCACCGACCCGATGGCCCATGTCGACTCCGCTGCCATCGGCGTCTGGGTCCGCGCGGGCGCCCGCTCCGAAAAGGACGCCGAGCATGGCGCTGCGCATTTTCTGGAGCACATGGCGTTCAAGGGCACCAACCGCCGCACCGCGCGCCAGATTTCCGAAACCATCGAGACGGTGGGCGGGGAGATCAACGCCGCCACCAGCATCGAGACCACCGCCTACCACGCCCGCGTTCTGGCGGACGACGTACCGCTGGCGCTCGACATCCTGTCCGATATCCTGACCGACCCTTTGTTCGCCGAAGACGACATCGCGCGTGAGTGCAACGTCATCCTGCAGGAAATCGGCGCGGCGGAAGATCTGCCGGAAGACCGCGCCTTCGACGCCTTCCCCGAAGCCGCGTTTGCCAGCCAGCCGGTCGGCCGCCGTATCCTCGGCACCCGCGACTCCGTCGGTGCCATCAACCGGGACCTTCTCGGCGGCTTCTTCAAGCGCCACTACAAGCCGGATGCGCTGACCGTCGTTGCCGCTGGCGCCGTGGACCACGACAGGCTTGTGCCTGCGGTCGAGGCGGCGTTCGCACCGCTCGGCGGTGCGGGCGGTGATGGCGGCCCCGCGGCCCGCTACACCGGCGGCGCCTACAGCGAAACCAGCGAAGGCGCCGAAGGCCAGTGGCTCCTCGGCTTCGAGGGCGTTGCCGCCAATACCCCGGACGCCACCGTCGCGCACGTCGCCTCCATGGCGCTGGGCGGCGGCATGTCCTCCCGCCTGTTCCAGGCACTGCGGGAAGACCGCGGGCTGGTCTACGACACCTCCGCCTTCCACTGGGCGCTGGAAGATACCGGCCTCTTCGGCATCCACTTCGCCACGGAGCCCGCTTCAATGGACGAAGCAGCCGCGGTGGTGCTGGACGAGCTGGAAGCTACTGCCGCCAACCTCACCGACGAAGAGTGCGAGCGCGCCAAGGCACAGTTGCGCGCCGGCCTTTTGATGTCGCGCGAAAGCTGCGCCAGCCGCATGGGATATGCTGCTCGGTCGGCGATGGTCCACGGCCGCCTCCTCAGCAAGGAAGAGCGGCTTGAGGATCTGGCCCGGGTCGACGCGAATGCGGTGCGCGGGTTCATCGAGACCATGGCAGCCGGAGCACCCACAATGGTTGCCATCGGCACGGATGCGGCACCCCATGAAGCGCGAATCCGTGCGCGGTTCGGTGCGCCCATCCGGGGCGCCGCGTGA
- a CDS encoding GNAT family protein encodes MSALQRLGQVRGAAALNETTQLVGARSVLRMPVSGNYNEWSRLRAESRHFLRPWEPTWPRDDITRMAFRRRLRRYHRDIRADEGYAVFVYDRATGALAGGITLAHVKRGVTQSCSMGYWAGERFAGRGLMGDAVRVLVPFCFQTLGLNRIDAATLPHNERSIRLLKGVGFTEEGYARRFLCIDGAWRDHILFGLVSGDRIHPQRAATEDGAALESRS; translated from the coding sequence GTGAGCGCGTTGCAGCGTCTGGGCCAGGTTCGCGGCGCGGCTGCGCTCAACGAGACGACGCAGCTTGTAGGGGCGCGCAGCGTCCTGAGAATGCCGGTTTCCGGCAATTACAACGAGTGGAGCCGCCTGCGCGCCGAAAGCCGCCACTTCCTGCGTCCGTGGGAACCGACCTGGCCGCGCGACGATATCACCCGCATGGCCTTCCGCCGGCGCCTGCGCCGCTACCACCGCGATATCCGGGCCGACGAAGGCTACGCCGTGTTCGTCTACGACCGCGCCACAGGGGCGCTGGCTGGCGGCATCACGCTGGCGCACGTGAAGCGCGGCGTGACGCAGAGCTGTTCCATGGGGTACTGGGCCGGGGAGCGGTTCGCCGGTCGCGGCCTGATGGGCGATGCCGTGCGCGTGCTCGTCCCGTTCTGTTTCCAGACACTGGGGCTCAACCGGATTGATGCCGCAACGCTCCCCCACAACGAACGCTCCATCCGCCTTCTGAAGGGTGTCGGCTTTACCGAAGAAGGCTACGCAAGGCGCTTCCTCTGCATCGACGGCGCATGGCGTGACCATATATTGTTCGGCCTGGTGTCCGGCGACCGGATCCATCCGCAGCGGGCAGCCACCGAAGACGGTGCAGCCCTGGAGTCCCGATCCTGA
- a CDS encoding EAL domain-containing protein: MALSAGAARAVEAVPVGPTVPVVTLTPFIEFYRDQEGDLQVSTAADADGIVQRIEVRPTVGETRNWAVIGLQNPGDEQIDRLLVAPHHRLAGSGILHPDLGAERIKAVTPSEGFPPERLASSDADVFLLTLDPGATITFVLELTTPNVPMLRLWQRDAYSESQNAYTLYKGIVVGISGLLALFFVVVFVIKGQMMFASAAVLAWVAFGYVLIDFAFLGDVLSARIPSDAIMRAFAEAMLALALAAFILSYLNITRWRVRNAYALLALMPLAIAAGWLAQFDPPLTATIARIALAAVAAIGLVVILISAIRGHDRAVMILPTWVLLIAWITGAALTVSGEIDNDFVQPALDGGLVLLVLLIGFTVMQHAFAGRSIAPSLAKDVERDVMALAGSGDVVWDWDVSRDRIACGHEVETRLGLERGELQGPPQDWFPVLHPQDRDRFRATLDAAIERRRGRINDLFRFRGVDGHFRWFRLRARPVVGTTGEIVRCVGTMHDMTEAKTTEERMLHDSVYDNLTGLPNRHLFIDRIEMARAWSNEETARSLYVVIVNPDNFSQINDKYGQSVGDSALLTIGRRLSRTLKRHDSIARLSGDSFGLLIYCDPTKLEDFVKRVRETLASPIPFAEEEISMLASLGIAPIDLKAESAAEILDNADLALRRAKRQGGDRGEMFDPLMRRLNMSGRSLARDLKRAISENKVKLQFRPIVDLENGATVGYEALPTWHHPLQGPLTWPELLDLAAGEDMAIQLTLSTMERCAQALSAWRTSGRDLTLLLTLPRAEAFRSELIGDVKTAIARNRLDFGTLQLGVQESVVSANPEFAVQLLARLRDVGAGTWLIDFARRTTALPHLHRMAIDGVRFDEHLTSSRASDVKCQKLIGSLFRTVTALEARVMVGGIASDDEAKAMRQLGARYAVGPVFGRPVTAQGVGTGTFKHAAE; the protein is encoded by the coding sequence ATGGCGCTGTCCGCGGGGGCAGCACGGGCGGTGGAAGCCGTGCCCGTCGGTCCCACCGTCCCTGTGGTTACGTTGACGCCGTTCATCGAATTCTACCGCGACCAGGAGGGCGACCTTCAGGTCTCCACCGCGGCCGATGCCGACGGCATCGTCCAGCGCATCGAGGTGCGGCCGACCGTGGGCGAGACGCGCAACTGGGCCGTCATCGGCCTCCAGAACCCCGGCGACGAGCAGATCGACCGGCTTCTTGTAGCGCCCCATCACCGGCTCGCCGGGTCCGGCATTCTTCATCCGGACCTTGGCGCCGAGCGCATCAAGGCGGTCACGCCCAGCGAAGGCTTCCCGCCGGAGCGCCTTGCCAGCTCCGATGCTGACGTTTTCCTGCTGACGCTGGACCCCGGCGCAACGATCACCTTCGTTCTGGAGCTGACCACGCCGAACGTCCCCATGCTGCGGTTGTGGCAGCGCGACGCCTATAGCGAAAGCCAGAACGCCTACACCCTTTACAAAGGTATTGTGGTTGGCATTTCAGGCCTTCTGGCGCTGTTCTTCGTCGTGGTCTTCGTCATCAAGGGGCAGATGATGTTTGCCTCGGCGGCGGTGCTCGCCTGGGTCGCCTTCGGCTATGTGCTGATCGACTTTGCCTTCCTGGGAGACGTTCTCTCCGCCCGCATTCCGAGCGACGCGATCATGCGCGCCTTCGCCGAGGCCATGCTGGCGCTGGCGCTGGCGGCGTTCATCCTGTCCTACCTCAACATCACGCGCTGGCGGGTGCGCAACGCATACGCGCTTCTGGCGCTGATGCCGCTGGCGATCGCGGCCGGGTGGCTGGCCCAGTTCGACCCGCCGCTGACCGCCACCATCGCCCGCATCGCGCTGGCCGCCGTTGCCGCCATCGGTCTTGTGGTGATCCTCATCTCGGCCATCCGCGGCCATGACCGTGCGGTGATGATCCTGCCCACATGGGTGCTGCTGATTGCGTGGATCACCGGCGCCGCGCTGACCGTCTCGGGCGAGATCGACAACGACTTCGTGCAGCCTGCGCTGGACGGCGGCCTCGTCCTCCTCGTGCTTCTCATCGGCTTCACCGTGATGCAGCACGCCTTTGCGGGCCGCTCCATCGCCCCATCGCTGGCCAAGGACGTGGAGCGGGATGTGATGGCGCTCGCCGGTTCGGGCGACGTTGTGTGGGACTGGGACGTATCGCGCGACCGGATCGCCTGTGGCCACGAGGTGGAAACGCGCCTCGGCCTCGAACGCGGCGAGCTCCAGGGCCCGCCGCAGGACTGGTTCCCCGTCCTCCACCCGCAGGACCGGGACCGCTTCCGTGCCACGCTGGATGCTGCGATCGAGCGCCGCCGCGGCCGCATCAACGATCTCTTCCGCTTCCGCGGCGTTGACGGCCACTTCCGCTGGTTCCGCCTGCGCGCGCGGCCGGTGGTCGGCACCACCGGCGAAATCGTCCGCTGCGTCGGCACCATGCACGATATGACGGAGGCCAAGACGACCGAGGAGCGGATGCTGCACGACAGCGTCTACGACAACCTCACCGGTCTTCCCAACCGCCACCTCTTCATCGACCGGATCGAGATGGCGCGCGCGTGGTCCAACGAGGAAACCGCACGCTCGCTCTACGTGGTGATCGTCAACCCGGACAATTTCTCGCAGATCAACGACAAGTACGGCCAGTCGGTCGGCGACAGTGCGCTGCTGACCATCGGGCGGCGCCTCTCGCGGACGCTGAAGCGGCACGATTCCATCGCCCGCCTCTCCGGCGACAGCTTCGGCCTCCTCATCTACTGCGATCCGACCAAGCTGGAAGACTTCGTCAAGCGGGTGCGCGAAACGCTGGCATCGCCGATCCCGTTTGCGGAGGAGGAGATCTCCATGCTCGCCTCCCTCGGCATCGCCCCCATCGACCTCAAGGCGGAAAGCGCTGCCGAAATCCTCGACAACGCGGATCTTGCACTGCGGCGGGCCAAGCGGCAGGGCGGCGACCGCGGCGAAATGTTCGATCCCCTGATGCGCCGCCTCAACATGAGCGGACGCTCGCTGGCGCGCGACCTCAAGCGTGCCATCTCCGAAAACAAGGTGAAGCTCCAGTTCCGCCCCATCGTCGATCTGGAGAACGGCGCCACGGTCGGCTACGAAGCGCTGCCGACTTGGCATCACCCGCTGCAGGGGCCGCTCACCTGGCCCGAATTGCTCGACCTTGCCGCCGGCGAGGACATGGCCATTCAGCTCACATTGTCCACCATGGAGCGGTGCGCGCAGGCTCTGTCGGCCTGGCGTACATCCGGGCGCGACCTGACGCTTCTCCTCACCTTGCCACGCGCCGAGGCGTTCCGGTCCGAGCTGATTGGCGACGTGAAGACCGCCATTGCCCGCAACCGGCTGGACTTCGGCACCTTGCAGCTCGGCGTTCAGGAAAGCGTTGTGTCCGCCAATCCCGAATTTGCGGTGCAGCTTCTGGCCCGCCTGCGCGATGTTGGCGCCGGCACCTGGCTGATCGACTTTGCCCGCCGCACCACGGCACTGCCCCATCTCCACCGCATGGCCATCGACGGGGTGCGCTTCGACGAGCATCTCACCTCCAGCCGCGCCAGCGACGTCAAGTGCCAGAAGCTGATCGGCTCGCTGTTCCGCACCGTGACCGCGCTGGAAGCGCGCGTGATGGTGGGCGGGATTGCAAGTGACGACGAGGCGAAGGCGATGCGGCAACTGGGCGCGCGCTACGCGGTCGGCCCGGTGTTCGGCCGCCCGGTCACCGCGCAGGGCGTGGGGACAGGCACCTTCAAGCACGCCGCGGAGTAG
- a CDS encoding cytochrome ubiquinol oxidase subunit I, with product MESFDAVTLARIQFAFTVAFHFIFPSFTIGLASFLAVLNGMWLKTRNEAYLRLWRFWVKIFAVAFAMGVVSGITMSYQFGTNWSVFSDKTGPVLGPLMAYEVLTAFFLEAGFLGIMLFGRERVGDTLHMLACVAVAVGTAVSASWILSVNSWMHTPVGYTIGDNGQFLPADWWAIVFNPSFIPRLMHTVTAAYLTTAFIVGGVGAYHLLRGRINNPGVRTMFSMAMWMAALVTPVQMFLGDHQGLNTLEHQPIKIMAMEGHFESYPDGAPLCLFGVPDQEAQRLDYAVCIPKLSSLMLKHQLDAPLDGLDTVAMDDQPPVAPVFFAFRVMVGIAVLMFITGVFSLFTRWKKTLYTNKWLHRLALVMGPSGLVAVIAGWITTEMGRQPYTVYGLLRTADSVSPVAAPAVGASLLAYIVIYTIVFGIGVYYIFRLMAEPPKLGEQGVGEGDGPIRTAGVTPAAQVADSGTQDPAPAE from the coding sequence ATGGAAAGCTTCGACGCAGTCACGCTGGCGCGCATACAATTCGCCTTCACCGTCGCATTCCACTTCATCTTTCCGTCGTTCACCATCGGGCTGGCGAGCTTCCTTGCCGTGCTCAACGGCATGTGGCTGAAAACGCGGAACGAGGCGTACCTGCGCCTGTGGCGGTTCTGGGTGAAGATCTTCGCCGTGGCGTTCGCCATGGGCGTCGTCTCCGGGATCACCATGAGCTACCAGTTCGGCACCAACTGGTCGGTGTTCTCCGACAAGACCGGCCCCGTCCTCGGCCCGCTGATGGCCTATGAGGTGCTGACCGCCTTCTTCCTGGAAGCCGGCTTCCTCGGCATCATGCTGTTCGGCCGCGAGCGGGTGGGTGACACCCTGCACATGCTGGCCTGCGTTGCCGTCGCGGTCGGGACCGCAGTGTCCGCTTCGTGGATCCTGTCGGTGAATTCGTGGATGCACACGCCGGTCGGCTACACCATCGGCGACAACGGCCAGTTCCTGCCGGCGGACTGGTGGGCGATCGTCTTCAACCCGTCCTTCATTCCGCGTTTGATGCACACGGTCACGGCGGCCTATCTCACCACCGCCTTCATCGTCGGCGGGGTCGGCGCCTACCACCTCCTGCGCGGTCGGATCAACAACCCCGGCGTGCGCACCATGTTCTCCATGGCCATGTGGATGGCAGCGCTCGTCACCCCGGTCCAGATGTTCCTCGGCGACCATCAGGGCCTCAACACGCTGGAACACCAGCCGATCAAGATCATGGCGATGGAAGGCCACTTCGAGAGCTATCCCGACGGCGCCCCCCTCTGCCTGTTCGGCGTTCCGGATCAGGAGGCCCAGCGGCTCGACTACGCCGTCTGCATTCCCAAGCTCTCCTCTTTGATGCTGAAGCACCAGCTCGACGCGCCGCTCGACGGCCTCGACACGGTCGCGATGGACGACCAGCCGCCAGTGGCGCCGGTGTTCTTCGCGTTCCGGGTGATGGTGGGCATTGCCGTCCTGATGTTCATCACCGGCGTCTTCAGCCTTTTCACGCGCTGGAAGAAGACCCTTTACACAAACAAGTGGCTGCACCGGCTGGCGCTGGTGATGGGACCGTCCGGGCTCGTCGCGGTGATTGCAGGCTGGATCACCACGGAGATGGGCCGCCAGCCTTATACGGTCTACGGCCTCCTGCGCACGGCGGACAGCGTATCCCCGGTGGCAGCGCCTGCCGTGGGCGCGTCGCTCCTTGCCTACATCGTCATCTACACGATCGTGTTCGGTATCGGCGTCTACTACATCTTCCGGCTGATGGCCGAGCCGCCCAAGCTGGGTGAGCAAGGCGTCGGAGAGGGCGACGGGCCGATCCGGACCGCCGGCGTCACCCCGGCTGCGCAAGTGGCCGATTCCGGCACCCAAGATCCCGCACCGGCCGAGTAG
- the cydB gene encoding cytochrome d ubiquinol oxidase subunit II, which translates to MTPDTALDIGLNISLNLTVAWAILLATAIFIYVALDGFDLGLGILYPFFPKKQDRDLLMNSVAPVWDGNETWLVLGGGGLFAAFPLAYAIIMPALYPPIIAMLLALVFRGVAFEFRWRTKRLSVLWDTAFIGGSTLAALCQGIILGALLEGIAVDGRAYGGHWLDWLSPFSVVCGIAVVCGYALLGATWLNMKLEGEPQEVSRKLAWGFGLATVAFIVLVSLFTPYLNNGYFDRWLSWPNIIFAAPVPLLVAGLTLLLFRALHVHQHDYWPFVIALALFFVTFLGLGVSMWPYIIPTSVTIYDAASPYKSQLFMFVGAVVLIPIILAYTAYAYWVFRGKLDPEKGYH; encoded by the coding sequence ATGACCCCCGACACGGCGCTCGACATCGGCCTCAACATCTCGCTCAACCTCACGGTGGCGTGGGCAATCCTTCTGGCCACCGCCATCTTCATCTACGTGGCGCTGGACGGGTTCGACCTCGGGCTCGGCATCCTCTACCCGTTCTTCCCGAAGAAGCAGGACCGCGACCTGTTGATGAATTCCGTCGCCCCGGTGTGGGACGGCAACGAGACCTGGCTGGTTCTGGGCGGCGGCGGCCTGTTCGCCGCCTTTCCGCTCGCCTACGCCATCATCATGCCGGCGCTCTATCCGCCGATCATCGCCATGCTTCTGGCGCTGGTGTTCCGCGGGGTGGCGTTCGAATTCCGCTGGCGCACCAAGCGGCTCAGCGTCCTCTGGGACACGGCCTTCATCGGCGGCTCGACGCTGGCCGCTTTGTGCCAGGGCATCATCCTCGGCGCACTGCTGGAGGGCATCGCAGTCGACGGGCGCGCCTATGGCGGCCACTGGCTCGACTGGTTGTCCCCGTTCAGCGTTGTGTGTGGGATTGCGGTGGTCTGCGGCTATGCGCTTCTGGGCGCAACGTGGCTCAACATGAAGCTCGAGGGTGAGCCGCAGGAGGTCTCGCGCAAGCTGGCCTGGGGCTTCGGCCTTGCCACGGTGGCGTTCATCGTCCTCGTCAGCCTGTTCACGCCATACCTGAACAACGGCTACTTCGACCGTTGGCTGTCCTGGCCGAACATCATCTTCGCAGCGCCCGTGCCGCTTCTCGTCGCCGGTCTGACGCTCCTGCTGTTCCGCGCGCTCCACGTTCACCAGCACGACTACTGGCCCTTCGTCATCGCGCTGGCGCTGTTCTTCGTGACGTTCCTCGGCCTCGGGGTATCGATGTGGCCCTACATCATCCCCACCAGCGTCACGATCTATGACGCGGCCTCACCCTACAAATCGCAGCTGTTCATGTTTGTGGGGGCGGTGGTGCTGATCCCGATCATCCTGGCCTATACCGCCTACGCATACTGGGTGTTCCGCGGCAAGCTGGACCCGGAAAAGGGCTACCACTAA
- a CDS encoding tRNA-binding protein, translated as MSQINFDDFMAVDIRVGTVIDAEPFPEARKPAIKLRIDFGGEIGVKKSSAQITVHYTPEALVGRKVMAVVNFPPRQIGPFMSEVLTLGFEDAEGAIVLAAPDKDVPDGARLM; from the coding sequence GTGAGCCAGATCAATTTTGACGACTTCATGGCCGTCGACATCCGTGTCGGCACCGTCATCGACGCCGAACCATTTCCCGAAGCGCGCAAGCCCGCCATCAAGCTCCGGATCGACTTTGGCGGTGAAATCGGCGTGAAGAAGTCTTCCGCGCAGATCACCGTCCACTACACGCCGGAGGCTCTGGTGGGCCGCAAGGTGATGGCAGTGGTGAACTTCCCGCCCCGGCAGATCGGCCCGTTCATGTCCGAAGTCCTGACGCTGGGCTTTGAAGACGCCGAGGGCGCCATCGTCCTTGCCGCACCCGACAAGGACGTGCCGGACGGCGCCCGGCTGATGTAG
- a CDS encoding TetR family transcriptional regulator, producing the protein MTDSPTRQTTRTDTARDDIVDAMMALLADRPYEDVTLRAIAQEAGVSLAVLNMHFSSRGAILEAFARRIDNEVLQNGFADMVGETPRDRLFDVLMARLDALAPHRAALKALMRAVTRDPGLGVGLNAVGARSQGWMLAAAGLSAPGWRGRIAVQALTVGFARVLRVFIDESDPGMPRTMAKLDKELRDLEAGHDRLKRIFGGALRRDGADEPADTAPAPEFASAPAASTVAAEETAPDPTASHPGEPAKESTGGDAAFAGAREGGPAAAEPSDSTAASDRPTPTEPT; encoded by the coding sequence TTGACCGACAGCCCGACGCGCCAGACCACCCGCACCGACACCGCCAGAGATGACATCGTCGACGCGATGATGGCCCTCCTCGCCGACCGCCCCTACGAGGACGTGACCCTGCGCGCCATTGCGCAGGAGGCCGGTGTCTCGCTCGCTGTTCTCAACATGCACTTTTCCAGTCGCGGCGCGATTCTGGAGGCGTTCGCGCGGCGGATCGACAACGAAGTGCTGCAGAACGGCTTTGCGGACATGGTGGGCGAAACACCCCGTGACCGGCTGTTCGATGTGTTGATGGCGCGGCTCGACGCTCTTGCCCCCCATCGCGCCGCACTGAAGGCGCTGATGCGCGCCGTCACGCGGGACCCCGGCCTTGGCGTGGGCCTCAACGCCGTTGGCGCACGCTCGCAGGGCTGGATGCTGGCCGCGGCCGGGCTTTCGGCGCCGGGGTGGCGCGGCCGCATCGCGGTGCAGGCGCTGACCGTGGGGTTCGCCCGTGTCCTGCGCGTCTTCATCGATGAGAGCGACCCCGGCATGCCGCGCACCATGGCAAAGCTCGACAAAGAATTGCGCGACCTGGAAGCCGGCCATGACCGCCTGAAACGCATCTTCGGCGGTGCCCTGCGGCGCGACGGTGCCGACGAGCCGGCGGACACCGCTCCCGCACCGGAATTCGCGAGCGCCCCCGCCGCATCAACCGTCGCTGCGGAAGAGACTGCACCGGACCCCACAGCATCTCACCCGGGTGAACCGGCGAAGGAGAGCACGGGCGGTGATGCAGCGTTCGCCGGAGCGCGTGAAGGCGGCCCGGCCGCCGCCGAACCTTCGGATAGCACCGCAGCGTCAGACCGACCCACCCCAACGGAGCCCACGTGA